A window of the Pseudomonas gozinkensis genome harbors these coding sequences:
- a CDS encoding aminotransferase class V-fold PLP-dependent enzyme: MSNRRDFLKQATILAAALPLGASLPNLASASTAAAPLPRNKWAQLQQLFDQDPAWLHFSNFLITTHPRPVREAIEMHRAALDKNPGLAMDWDHGVTEKREEAVRVLAGQYVQADARQIALTGSTTEGLAMIYGGVQVRADQEILTTAHEHYATHTILELRTQRDGTKVRKIRLFKDPYRISKDELLANIDRSIRPETRVLGMCWVHSGSGVKLPLADIGALVDKHNRGRSEADRIIYVVDGVHGFGVEDLSFPAMNCDFFIAGTHKWMFGPRGTGIVVSRTPEVKYVTPIIPTFSEAEHFSTTMTPGGYHAFEHRWALTEAFKLHLQLGKADVQARIHELNSYLKKRLLQRPQIELVTPLSPEFSAGFTFFRVTGKNSDKIAAHLMANKVVADAVERDVGPVIRTAPGLLNDEAQIDRLLAVLDQAL, encoded by the coding sequence ATGAGCAACCGTCGTGACTTTCTCAAGCAGGCCACAATCCTTGCCGCCGCATTGCCACTGGGCGCCAGCCTGCCAAACCTCGCCAGCGCTTCGACCGCCGCTGCCCCGCTGCCACGCAACAAGTGGGCGCAGTTGCAGCAATTGTTCGATCAGGATCCGGCCTGGCTGCACTTTTCCAACTTCCTGATCACCACCCACCCGCGCCCGGTGCGTGAGGCGATCGAGATGCACCGCGCCGCCCTCGACAAAAACCCCGGGCTGGCGATGGACTGGGACCACGGCGTCACCGAAAAGCGCGAGGAAGCCGTGCGCGTGCTGGCCGGCCAATACGTGCAGGCCGATGCCCGGCAGATTGCGCTCACCGGCAGCACCACCGAAGGCCTGGCGATGATTTACGGCGGCGTGCAGGTACGCGCCGATCAGGAAATCCTGACCACGGCCCACGAGCATTACGCCACCCACACCATCCTTGAACTGCGCACCCAGCGTGACGGCACCAAGGTGCGCAAGATCCGTCTGTTCAAGGATCCGTACCGGATCAGCAAGGATGAACTGCTGGCCAATATCGACCGCAGCATCCGCCCGGAAACCCGCGTGCTGGGCATGTGCTGGGTGCATTCGGGCAGCGGCGTGAAACTGCCGCTCGCCGACATCGGTGCGCTGGTCGACAAACACAACCGTGGGCGCAGCGAAGCCGATCGCATCATCTACGTGGTGGACGGTGTGCACGGTTTCGGCGTGGAAGACCTGAGCTTCCCCGCCATGAACTGCGACTTCTTCATCGCCGGCACCCACAAATGGATGTTCGGCCCGCGCGGCACCGGGATCGTGGTCAGCCGCACGCCGGAGGTGAAATACGTCACGCCGATCATCCCGACGTTTTCCGAGGCCGAGCACTTCTCCACCACCATGACTCCGGGCGGCTATCACGCTTTCGAACACCGCTGGGCACTGACCGAGGCGTTCAAATTACACCTGCAACTGGGCAAGGCCGACGTGCAGGCGCGCATTCATGAACTGAACAGCTACCTGAAAAAACGCCTGCTGCAACGCCCGCAGATCGAGCTGGTCACGCCGTTGAGCCCTGAGTTTTCCGCCGGCTTCACCTTCTTCCGGGTCACTGGCAAGAACAGCGACAAGATCGCCGCGCACCTGATGGCCAACAAGGTCGTGGCCGACGCCGTCGAGCGCGATGTCGGGCCGGTTATCCGCACCGCGCCGGGCCTGCTCAACGACGAAGCCCAGATCGACCGCTTGCTGGCCGTGCTGGATCAGGCGCTGTGA
- a CDS encoding formylglycine-generating enzyme family protein, with protein MNSELPRFALKSLSALTLAALAACLLPTTAQAATPPAPGKVFKDCKDCPEMVVLPTGTFTMGTPEDEVGREPDEGPMHPVTFAKPLAISRFQVLKGEWFAYLKDTGYVMPDGDTRPGRACKAGIPDYAGSDPRKQYTDKHPAVCMDFAEANAYVAWLSKKTGKQYRLVSESLREYAARGGSTGPFPFPFDEGKEYSIAKHANTYGAADGYNFTAPAGSFPPNAFGVYDMHGNVYEWTADCYNENYEGAPSDGSAWETGKCQFKRIRGNDWGEAPVFSRSGNRNALVPTERGDWIGFRVARDL; from the coding sequence ATGAACAGTGAACTGCCTCGTTTTGCCTTGAAAAGCCTGTCGGCGCTGACGCTCGCCGCCCTCGCCGCCTGCCTGCTGCCGACCACCGCCCAGGCCGCCACCCCACCGGCACCGGGCAAGGTGTTCAAGGACTGCAAGGACTGCCCGGAAATGGTCGTGCTGCCCACCGGCACGTTCACCATGGGCACGCCTGAAGACGAAGTCGGCCGTGAGCCCGACGAAGGCCCGATGCACCCGGTGACGTTCGCCAAACCGCTGGCGATCAGCCGTTTCCAGGTGCTCAAGGGCGAATGGTTTGCCTACCTCAAGGACACCGGTTACGTCATGCCCGATGGCGATACCCGCCCGGGTCGCGCGTGCAAGGCCGGGATCCCGGATTACGCCGGCAGCGACCCGCGCAAGCAGTACACCGACAAGCACCCGGCAGTGTGCATGGACTTCGCCGAGGCCAACGCCTACGTCGCCTGGCTGTCGAAAAAGACCGGCAAGCAATACCGCCTGGTCAGTGAGTCCCTGCGCGAATACGCCGCCCGTGGCGGCAGCACCGGGCCGTTCCCGTTCCCGTTCGATGAGGGCAAGGAATACAGCATCGCCAAGCACGCCAATACCTACGGCGCGGCGGACGGCTACAACTTCACCGCGCCGGCCGGCAGCTTCCCGCCCAACGCCTTCGGTGTGTACGACATGCACGGCAACGTCTACGAATGGACCGCCGATTGCTACAACGAAAACTACGAAGGCGCGCCGAGCGACGGCAGTGCGTGGGAGACCGGCAAGTGCCAGTTCAAGCGCATTCGCGGCAATGACTGGGGCGAAGCGCCGGTGTTCTCCCGCTCCGGCAACCGCAATGCGCTGGTGCCGACCGAGCGTGGCGACTGGATCGGTTTTCGCGTGGCGCGCGACCTGTAA